The following coding sequences are from one Coffea arabica cultivar ET-39 chromosome 11e, Coffea Arabica ET-39 HiFi, whole genome shotgun sequence window:
- the LOC113717922 gene encoding acidic endochitinase-like, with protein sequence MALSLQPLFLAITFLLMASLIGSSEAVRISTYWGQDATEGSLKELCTEGTVRYVKAPVQYVNIAFLRNIGGGRTPELSLRHCNSTTCPLLSSEIELCQSLGIQVLISLAGAPNLSSTAEAYEVASYIWDNFLGGSSSSRPLGEAVLNGVDYHIHSGKPDYLDDLARALSGYNTPENKQVYLAAGPECLLPDRWLDASIRTGLFDYVWVEFFDNPTCQYTPDNLIALFQSWNEWASYPGVNALFLGIPVSPEVAPDGGYIPYEVLVSVVLPFVETYVNFGGIMLWPYRHHHPHPHYSEKFRVQSYAAI encoded by the coding sequence atggCTCTCTCCTTGCAACCGCTCTTCTTAGCAATAACGTTCCTGTTGATGGCATCTCTGATCGGGTCCTCCGAAGCTGTTCGAATTTCCACCTATTGGGGCCAAGACGCTACCGAAGGAAGCCTGAAGGAGTTATGCACTGAAGGTACTGTTCGCTACGTGAAAGCTCCTGTTCAGTACGTGAATATTGCCTTTCTGAGAAATATTGGTGGTGGCCGAACACCTGAATTGAGTTTAAGGCATTGTAATTCGACCACTTGCCCCTTACTAAGTTCGGAGATAGAACTTTGCCAGAGCCTAGGCATCCAAGTGTTAATTTCTCTTGCTGGAGCTCCGAACCTTTCTTCCACCGCTGAAGCTTACGAAGTGGCATCCTATATCTGGGACAATTTCTTAGGTGGCAGTTCAAGCTCTCGTCCATTAGGCGAAGCTGTTTTAAATGGTGTAGACTATCATATCCACTCTGGAAAGCCAGATTACTTGGATGATCTTGCTCGGGCACTGTCGGGATACAACACACCAGAAAATAAGCAGGTGTACTTAGCTGCTGGACCCGAGTGTCTTCTGCCTGACCGTTGGCTTGACGCTTCTATCAGAACTGGCCTTTTTGATTACGTGTGGGTGGAATTTTTCGACAATCCAACTTGTCAGTATACCCCAGACAATCTCATTGCCCTCTTCCAGAGTTGGAACGAGTGGGCTTCGTATCCAGGCGTTAATGCACTATTCCTGGGAATTCCTGTATCCCCAGAGGTCGCACCTGACGGCGGTTACATCCCATATGAGGTGCTAGTTAGCGTGGTTCTTCCCTTTGTGGAGACCTATGTCAACTTTGGAGGGATCATGCTTTGGCC